From the genome of Vicia villosa cultivar HV-30 ecotype Madison, WI linkage group LG2, Vvil1.0, whole genome shotgun sequence, one region includes:
- the LOC131647958 gene encoding 2S seed storage albumin protein-like, with protein sequence MARHNILLIASLLALALSFAHTNASREEEMKERCSKKIESLNLKPCENHLMRMIQKDEDEDKNVLKMKGINHIRRGDNPKEKCCDQLSEVHMLDCRCQALQEIMDNLNDRLPKKEMEDAEKKVKMLPMSCGIAPPLGCDLNLDN encoded by the coding sequence ATGGCCAGGCACAATATCCTCCTCATAGCTTCCCTTCTTGCATTAGCACTCTCCTTTGCTCACACCAACGCCTCAAGGgaagaagaaatgaaagaaagatgcagCAAGAAAATCGAGAGTTTGAACCTAAAACCCTGTGAGAATCACCTAATGAGGATGATTCAAAAGGACGAGGACGAAGACAAGAATGTTCTGAAAATGAAGGGAATCAACCACATTCGTCGCGGGGATAATCCGAAGGAGAAGTGTTGTGATCAGCTTAGTGAAGTCCACATGTTGGATTGTAGGTGTCAAGCTTTGCAAGAGATAATGGATAATTTGAATGATAGGTTGCCTAagaaggaaatggaagatgctgagaagaaggtgaagatgttgCCTATGAGCTGTGGCATTGCACCACCTTTGGGGTGTGACTTGAACTTGGATAACTAA